From Chryseobacterium sp. H1D6B, a single genomic window includes:
- a CDS encoding glycoside hydrolase family 125 protein has protein sequence MERRKFIKTSALAGAGLLFTQNAFAMGLSMEEFPIVRVSKDKRHFTSEAVESAVSAFKKKVKNKELTWLFENCFPNTLDTTVFYKEINGTPDTYVITGDIDAMWLRDSSAQVFPYLQFSKKDEKLHKLISGVIHKQTMFILKDPYANAFYNDDNKISKWKEYDHTDMKPGIHERKWEIDSLCYPIRLAYHFWKTTGDTKPFDNSWLQGIKLTLQTFIEQQRKTNLGPYQFERTTAWATDGIPMGGYGYPTNPVGLINSMFRPSDDATIYAFLIPSNLFAVVSLRQAAEMVSQIKNEAVLAQQLNALADEVDAAVKKYGIYDHPQYGKIYAFETNGFGSYNLMDDANCPSLLGLPYLDAVKSDDPIYLNTRKYIWSKDNPFFFKGKIAEGIGGPHIGLDMIWPMSIIMKALTTKDKSEIRWCIETLQKTHGGTGFMHESFHKDNDKKFTREWFAWSNTLFGELLWKTFNENPDLLT, from the coding sequence ATGGAAAGGAGAAAATTTATAAAAACAAGTGCACTGGCAGGAGCAGGATTACTATTTACTCAAAATGCTTTTGCAATGGGGCTGAGTATGGAAGAATTCCCTATTGTCCGTGTTTCTAAAGATAAAAGACATTTTACTAGTGAAGCAGTAGAAAGTGCGGTTTCAGCTTTTAAAAAGAAAGTTAAAAATAAAGAATTAACCTGGTTGTTTGAAAACTGCTTTCCAAATACATTAGATACAACAGTTTTTTATAAAGAAATCAACGGCACACCAGATACTTACGTTATTACCGGGGATATCGATGCGATGTGGCTTCGTGACAGCTCTGCTCAGGTTTTTCCTTATCTGCAGTTTTCGAAAAAAGATGAAAAACTGCATAAGCTTATATCAGGAGTGATTCATAAGCAGACTATGTTCATCTTAAAAGATCCTTACGCGAACGCATTCTATAATGACGATAATAAAATAAGCAAGTGGAAAGAATATGATCATACAGATATGAAGCCGGGTATCCACGAAAGAAAGTGGGAAATCGATTCATTATGTTATCCTATCCGTCTGGCTTATCACTTCTGGAAAACAACCGGAGATACAAAACCTTTTGATAATAGCTGGCTGCAGGGGATTAAACTTACTTTACAGACTTTTATAGAGCAGCAGAGGAAGACGAATTTGGGACCATACCAATTTGAACGTACAACAGCTTGGGCCACGGACGGAATTCCGATGGGAGGATATGGCTATCCTACGAATCCAGTTGGGCTTATCAATTCTATGTTCCGTCCGAGTGATGATGCAACTATTTATGCATTTCTTATTCCTTCTAATCTATTTGCCGTAGTAAGTTTACGTCAGGCAGCAGAAATGGTTTCGCAGATAAAAAATGAAGCAGTTCTGGCTCAGCAATTAAATGCTCTTGCAGATGAGGTGGATGCTGCAGTCAAAAAGTATGGAATCTACGACCACCCTCAATATGGAAAAATATATGCTTTTGAAACTAATGGTTTTGGCAGTTATAATTTAATGGATGATGCCAATTGCCCAAGCCTGCTGGGACTGCCTTATCTGGACGCCGTAAAATCAGATGATCCGATATACCTTAATACTAGAAAATATATATGGTCAAAAGACAATCCATTCTTTTTTAAAGGTAAAATAGCAGAGGGAATCGGCGGGCCTCACATTGGTCTGGATATGATCTGGCCGATGAGTATCATCATGAAAGCACTTACTACCAAAGATAAGAGTGAGATTCGATGGTGTATAGAAACCTTACAAAAAACACACGGCGGGACAGGTTTTATGCATGAATCTTTTCACAAGGATAATGATAAAAAATTTACCAGAGAATGGTTTGCATGGTCGAATACATTATTCGGAGAATTACTGTGGAAAACCTTTAATGAAAATCCCGACTTGCTGACATAG
- a CDS encoding endo-beta-N-acetylglucosaminidase H: MKKKSILIVLILLILHTKFLVNAQQLNPLGICYVEVNNSNMLNAGSYTLQNSNRQLFDVAIIFAANINYDVSKNRAYISSNNNVTKVLNDVDTYVKPLQQKGIKVLLDILGNHQGAGICNFPNREAARDFARQIANTVYTYGLDGVDLDDEYADYGNNGTGAANNSSFVMLLQELKIAMPDKLITFYFIGPATTRQSYNGDMAENYIDYGWNAYYSTYSAPSIPPLANSKISAAATWIQNTSVSTLSTLAANTKNDGYGVFMWYDLKGTNAASYLSTGSNILYNENTQLSGQLYPWTQGTACDPPLGLEVTNVTGTAAKLNWTPNGSQTYNIDYKPANSSIWINAASNYSGNNIDISNLVLNTDYDWRIQSNCSLTLKSTYLFAPRFNSGNGCEIPAGLISSSYLGTTSTLSWNAGSASSYNLQYKTSSASAWTTVQNITANTYTLQNLSANTSYVWKVQSVCGGADLSTYSGEASFNSGFAPVQSPGARSLSFNGSTNYLNAGQFNLSGSALTFEGWVKVNAFKPSFPYISSVLGIEVGDSNSAMLRFGDGNLDNNKLQFILSFGSSQVKLNSNTGLNTNTWYHIAATYDGSSMKIYIDGNLDASIAATGNFTANGILYLARNYDNSRTLNSFLDEFRVWKKALTAQEILNNKCNVAANSSSLEANWKMDEGSGAGALDSTTNTHFAGLINMSDASWKTDVPCNSPLSTKDIDLEKGKSVYPNPVKKGNDIHFMINDRSASGVSLYDLSGKMIKKQGIDKDKVTINTQNLPAGTYVYKIESVNNQILSSGKIIVE; encoded by the coding sequence ATGAAAAAAAAATCTATTCTTATTGTACTGATCTTATTGATCTTGCATACAAAGTTTCTAGTGAACGCACAACAGCTTAATCCTTTGGGAATATGTTATGTAGAGGTTAATAACAGCAATATGCTGAATGCAGGATCGTATACACTGCAGAACAGCAACAGGCAGCTTTTTGATGTTGCCATTATTTTTGCCGCCAATATTAATTACGACGTCTCTAAGAATAGAGCTTACATTTCCAGTAATAATAATGTTACTAAGGTATTGAACGACGTTGATACGTATGTAAAACCTTTACAGCAAAAGGGAATAAAAGTTCTGCTGGATATTCTGGGAAATCATCAGGGAGCCGGGATTTGTAATTTCCCCAACCGGGAAGCAGCACGCGACTTTGCGCGGCAGATTGCAAATACGGTTTACACATACGGTTTAGACGGGGTAGATCTGGATGACGAATATGCAGACTATGGAAATAATGGAACAGGTGCAGCTAATAACAGTTCGTTCGTCATGTTATTACAGGAACTTAAGATTGCTATGCCTGATAAATTAATCACTTTTTATTTTATAGGCCCGGCAACAACCAGACAGAGCTACAATGGAGATATGGCCGAAAATTATATCGATTATGGCTGGAATGCTTATTATAGTACTTACAGCGCCCCTTCCATACCGCCTCTTGCCAATTCGAAGATTTCTGCAGCGGCAACTTGGATACAGAATACTTCTGTTTCTACGCTTTCAACTCTGGCAGCCAATACAAAAAATGATGGGTATGGAGTATTTATGTGGTATGATCTTAAAGGAACAAATGCGGCGAGTTATTTGAGTACCGGATCAAATATACTTTATAATGAAAATACACAGCTCAGCGGCCAGCTCTACCCATGGACTCAGGGAACGGCATGTGATCCCCCGTTAGGACTTGAGGTTACCAACGTTACAGGAACTGCCGCTAAGCTAAACTGGACACCGAACGGTTCTCAAACTTATAATATCGATTATAAACCGGCAAACTCAAGTATCTGGATCAATGCCGCCAGTAATTATTCAGGAAATAATATTGATATCAGCAATCTGGTTTTGAATACAGATTACGATTGGAGAATACAGTCTAACTGTTCTTTAACTTTAAAAAGCACCTATCTTTTTGCACCGCGGTTTAATTCTGGAAATGGCTGTGAAATTCCTGCAGGTTTAATATCAAGCAGCTATTTGGGGACTACAAGCACATTATCATGGAATGCAGGAAGTGCTTCATCCTATAATCTTCAGTATAAAACGAGTTCTGCTTCAGCCTGGACAACAGTTCAAAATATTACAGCTAATACTTACACCCTGCAGAATCTATCAGCGAATACCAGTTATGTATGGAAAGTGCAGTCAGTATGCGGGGGTGCAGACTTAAGTACATATTCAGGTGAAGCTTCATTCAACAGTGGTTTTGCACCTGTTCAAAGTCCCGGGGCGAGATCACTTTCTTTTAATGGAAGCACTAATTACCTTAATGCAGGACAGTTCAACCTAAGCGGCAGTGCTTTAACATTTGAAGGCTGGGTAAAGGTTAATGCATTCAAGCCGTCCTTTCCTTACATTTCTTCAGTGCTTGGTATTGAAGTAGGAGACAGTAATTCGGCGATGCTGAGATTTGGAGACGGTAATCTAGATAATAATAAATTACAATTTATATTAAGTTTTGGATCATCTCAGGTAAAGCTTAACAGCAATACAGGATTAAATACAAATACCTGGTACCACATTGCAGCTACGTATGACGGCTCATCAATGAAGATTTATATCGATGGAAACCTTGATGCAAGTATTGCGGCAACGGGTAATTTTACCGCCAATGGCATTCTCTATCTGGCAAGAAATTATGATAATTCAAGAACGCTGAATAGTTTCTTGGATGAATTCAGAGTTTGGAAAAAAGCATTGACTGCTCAAGAGATTCTTAACAATAAATGTAACGTTGCCGCCAATTCATCAAGTCTTGAAGCCAATTGGAAAATGGATGAAGGAAGCGGGGCTGGAGCTTTAGATTCTACCACGAATACCCATTTTGCAGGCTTAATAAATATGTCAGATGCCAGCTGGAAAACAGATGTGCCTTGTAATTCCCCATTATCTACAAAAGATATTGATCTTGAAAAAGGGAAAAGTGTTTATCCAAACCCTGTTAAAAAAGGCAATGACATTCATTTTATGATCAATGATCGTTCTGCCAGCGGAGTATCGCTGTATGATCTTTCAGGAAAGATGATTAAAAAGCAGGGTATTGATAAAGATAAAGTAACTATTAATACACAGAATTTACCTGCTGGAACCTATGTTTATAAAATAGAGTCGGTGAATAATCAGATCCTTTCTTCAGGGAAAATAATAGTGGAATAA
- a CDS encoding ROK family protein has product MQNVVGIDIGGSHITMAQVNPEKREIIHSTYIREHVDSFESREAIFSAWISAIKKGTNDLIKDDLLIGIAMPGPFDYEKGISLMQQGKFIDMYKVNIKKELAERLTISPDQIHFVNDAAAFLEGEVFGGCVQGYQRVFGVTLGTGLGTTFYNGKTATDENLWDASFKDSICEDYLATRWFVNYYAGLTGGKISGTKELLDKPKEIQSKIFDEYADSFAVFVVKYVMHYDPEVLVIGGNIAKAYPYFETRFNENLAKNNINLPVKISAIFEDAAILGAASYALKKG; this is encoded by the coding sequence ATGCAGAATGTAGTAGGAATAGACATTGGAGGGTCACATATCACGATGGCTCAGGTAAATCCTGAAAAACGTGAAATTATTCACTCCACTTATATCAGGGAGCATGTTGATTCTTTTGAATCTCGGGAAGCCATTTTTTCTGCATGGATTTCGGCAATAAAGAAAGGAACAAATGATCTTATTAAAGATGATCTTTTAATAGGAATTGCCATGCCCGGCCCTTTCGATTACGAAAAAGGAATTTCCCTGATGCAGCAAGGAAAGTTTATTGATATGTACAAGGTCAATATTAAAAAAGAATTGGCTGAAAGATTAACTATTTCACCTGATCAGATTCATTTTGTAAATGATGCAGCTGCTTTTTTAGAAGGAGAAGTTTTTGGAGGCTGTGTACAAGGGTATCAAAGAGTTTTTGGAGTAACCCTGGGAACAGGACTTGGTACAACATTTTATAATGGTAAAACTGCCACGGATGAAAATTTGTGGGATGCGTCCTTTAAAGACTCTATCTGCGAAGACTACTTAGCGACACGCTGGTTTGTAAATTATTATGCTGGATTAACTGGAGGAAAAATATCAGGAACCAAAGAATTACTGGATAAACCCAAAGAGATACAATCTAAAATATTTGATGAATATGCAGATTCTTTTGCTGTATTTGTTGTGAAATATGTCATGCATTATGATCCCGAAGTCTTAGTCATAGGTGGTAATATTGCAAAGGCTTATCCTTATTTTGAAACAAGATTTAATGAAAATTTGGCAAAAAATAATATTAACTTGCCTGTTAAAATTTCTGCTATTTTTGAAGATGCTGCCATTTTGGGTGCGGCAAGTTATGCTTTAAAAAAAGGTTAG
- a CDS encoding GH92 family glycosyl hydrolase yields the protein MKSLFSTFFLLLNALAFSQSLSPVDYVNPLMGSQSKPSLSNGNTYPAVGLPWGMNIWTPQTGKVGDGWAYTYDADKIKGFKQTHQPSPWMNDYGAFAIMPGVGKLKFKEEDRASWFSHKAEVAKPYFYSVYLADINVTTEFTPTERAAFFKFDFPKSDSAYVVIDALNKGSYIKILPKQRKIIGYTTKYSRGKYENFKNYFIIQFDKDFDLTTTWKDDQFVNDQLEITSDHAGAVVGFKLKNKEAVYAKTASSFISFEQAELNLNREIGNRNFEQVKDDAKDIWNKTLGRIEVKGGTDQQMRTFYSSLYRTLFFPQKLYEIDAKNKIKHWSPYNSKIADGKMFAGTGFWDTFRALYPFLNLVYPSINTEMQEGLANAFKEGGFLPEWSSPGYSDIMIGNNSASVVADAYIKGLRGYDIETLWQAVQHGANNEGPIEAVGRKGVEYYNTLGYVPYDVKINENAARTLEYAYDDFSIYQLGKALGKPASEIDIYKKRAYNYKNMFDPETGLMRGKNKDGQFQSPFNPFKWGDAFTEGNSWHYTWSVFQDIDGLVQLMGGKKKFEAKLDEVFSLPPVFDDSYYGSVIHEIREMQIMNMGQYAHGNQPIQHMIYLYNYAGAPYKTQYWVRQVMDKLYQASPDGYCGDEDNGQTSAWYVFSALGFYPVTPATDQYVLGAPLFKEAVIHLENGKKIEIKAPENNNQNFYVKSLNVNLKPYSKNWISHKELMKGAVLDFKMDDQPNKERGSQEKDFPYSMSKE from the coding sequence ATGAAGTCTCTATTTTCAACTTTTTTTCTTTTATTAAATGCTTTGGCATTCAGCCAGAGTCTGTCTCCTGTAGATTACGTGAATCCATTAATGGGAAGCCAGTCTAAGCCCTCTTTATCTAATGGAAATACCTATCCGGCCGTAGGACTGCCTTGGGGAATGAATATCTGGACGCCGCAAACCGGCAAGGTGGGGGATGGATGGGCGTACACCTACGATGCAGATAAGATAAAAGGTTTTAAGCAGACCCATCAGCCTTCCCCGTGGATGAACGATTACGGAGCTTTCGCTATTATGCCGGGAGTGGGAAAATTAAAATTTAAAGAGGAAGACCGTGCAAGCTGGTTCAGCCATAAAGCGGAGGTTGCAAAGCCTTATTTTTATAGCGTTTATTTAGCTGATATCAATGTCACAACAGAATTTACTCCAACAGAAAGAGCCGCTTTTTTCAAATTCGATTTCCCTAAATCCGATAGTGCTTATGTAGTCATAGATGCCCTGAATAAAGGGTCTTATATCAAAATACTTCCCAAACAGAGAAAGATCATAGGATATACAACCAAGTATTCCAGAGGGAAGTACGAGAATTTTAAAAACTATTTTATTATCCAGTTTGATAAAGATTTTGATTTAACGACAACCTGGAAAGATGATCAATTCGTAAATGACCAATTGGAAATTACCAGCGATCATGCCGGAGCAGTGGTTGGATTCAAACTTAAAAATAAAGAAGCGGTTTATGCAAAGACAGCATCCTCATTCATTAGTTTTGAACAGGCAGAACTTAATCTCAATAGAGAAATTGGAAATAGAAATTTTGAACAGGTGAAAGATGATGCCAAAGATATTTGGAATAAAACCCTTGGAAGAATAGAAGTAAAAGGAGGAACTGACCAGCAGATGAGGACATTTTATTCTTCATTATATAGAACCTTGTTTTTTCCGCAGAAGCTTTATGAGATCGATGCCAAGAATAAAATAAAGCACTGGAGCCCTTATAACAGTAAAATAGCAGATGGGAAAATGTTTGCGGGAACAGGATTTTGGGATACTTTCCGTGCATTATATCCTTTCCTGAATTTAGTATATCCAAGCATTAATACAGAAATGCAGGAAGGGCTGGCGAATGCTTTCAAAGAAGGAGGTTTTTTACCAGAATGGAGCAGCCCGGGATATTCCGATATTATGATCGGAAATAATTCTGCTTCCGTAGTTGCTGATGCTTATATAAAAGGACTTCGCGGTTATGACATTGAAACGCTTTGGCAGGCAGTACAACATGGAGCCAATAATGAAGGGCCTATTGAAGCTGTCGGCCGCAAAGGGGTAGAATATTATAATACATTGGGCTACGTTCCTTATGATGTAAAAATCAATGAAAATGCAGCCCGGACTTTAGAATATGCTTATGATGATTTTTCTATTTATCAATTAGGAAAAGCTCTTGGGAAACCGGCCTCTGAAATTGATATTTATAAGAAACGGGCTTATAATTATAAGAATATGTTTGATCCCGAAACGGGTTTAATGCGGGGTAAAAATAAAGACGGACAGTTTCAGTCGCCTTTTAATCCTTTTAAATGGGGAGATGCCTTTACAGAAGGAAACAGCTGGCATTATACCTGGTCCGTTTTTCAGGATATTGACGGCCTGGTACAATTAATGGGAGGTAAAAAGAAATTTGAAGCTAAGCTGGATGAGGTATTCTCGCTTCCGCCGGTCTTTGACGACAGCTATTATGGAAGTGTAATACACGAAATCCGTGAAATGCAGATTATGAATATGGGGCAGTATGCACACGGTAACCAGCCTATTCAGCATATGATCTATTTATACAACTATGCCGGAGCTCCCTATAAAACACAATATTGGGTACGCCAAGTAATGGATAAATTATATCAGGCTTCACCAGACGGTTATTGCGGGGATGAAGATAACGGGCAGACTTCTGCATGGTATGTTTTCTCAGCCTTAGGGTTTTACCCTGTTACACCTGCAACAGATCAGTATGTTTTAGGCGCTCCGTTATTTAAGGAAGCAGTGATTCATTTGGAAAACGGAAAGAAAATAGAAATAAAAGCACCGGAGAATAATAATCAAAACTTTTATGTAAAATCATTGAATGTGAATCTCAAGCCTTACTCCAAAAACTGGATCAGCCACAAAGAATTAATGAAAGGAGCTGTTTTAGATTTTAAGATGGATGACCAGCCTAATAAAGAAAGAGGCTCGCAGGAAAAAGATTTTCCTTATTCAATGTCTAAAGAATAA
- a CDS encoding phosphoheptose isomerase translates to MSAEKKEIFNKLEKMLEAQGFNLAAKDDTRPWGGFFVIDENQAQDFADQYFDGIDVESLKIGGKLSPKILIVAPEARLSWQYHHRRAEIWQVVEGKVGVKKSDTDEEGDLKEYSPKDQIKLQQGERHRLIGLDGWGVVAEIWQHTDASNPSDEEDIVRVQDDFGR, encoded by the coding sequence ATGAGTGCAGAAAAAAAAGAAATATTTAACAAATTAGAAAAAATGCTGGAAGCTCAGGGATTTAATCTTGCTGCTAAAGATGATACAAGACCTTGGGGCGGATTTTTTGTAATTGATGAAAACCAGGCACAGGATTTTGCCGACCAATATTTTGACGGAATTGATGTTGAAAGCTTAAAAATAGGAGGAAAACTGAGTCCAAAGATTCTAATTGTTGCCCCTGAAGCTAGATTAAGCTGGCAGTATCATCATAGAAGAGCAGAAATCTGGCAGGTAGTAGAAGGAAAAGTAGGGGTTAAAAAAAGTGATACTGATGAAGAGGGAGACCTGAAAGAATACAGTCCAAAAGATCAGATAAAACTGCAGCAGGGAGAAAGACACAGACTGATCGGTTTAGACGGCTGGGGTGTCGTTGCTGAGATCTGGCAGCATACGGATGCATCCAATCCATCAGATGAAGAAGACATTGTACGGGTACAGGATGATTTTGGAAGATAA
- a CDS encoding TonB-dependent receptor, producing the protein MKLYISKLILGLFLLSAPFISAQNLIKSQFKVKGNCEMCKERIETTAKKAGAQAARYSIDLQTLTLETTDNVSADEILKKVAEAGHDNEKYKTSNETYESLPGCCHYERDVQTPTVEAHDHKKENEFYVKGNCESCKARIEKAAKEAGADGAEWNAEKQSVTLNFDPSKTSSDKILKKIADAGHDNEKYKSSDRIYNNLPSCCLYDRDIPLGEKNPKVHLEEGTKSEHSEHGSHNASTDYDQEKSIEEVKLSYSKAPTSLSKKEAGLVFNIDKKELLKAACCNLSESFETNATVDVSFSNAVTGTKQLKMLGLDQKYTSLTKELLPEIRGLASAYGLSFIPGRWIESIQLTKGGSTVTNGYESITGQINTELLKNSKTPETSLNLFSDFNGRAEANITSVSPINEKWSQTFLLHGNGTFGNTDMNDDGFLDRPKGTQINAAYLLNYNDLEKSGLGSHFGINFIKDERTAGQTAFDKQIDQDKQAAYGVGINISRFQVWNKTGYVFKGKPYQSLGWMNQYVFHQQDSFFGLRNYSGKQQTYYSNLIFESIIGNTNHKYKAGASFMYDGYDETYLTDQSKRNEIVPGAFAEYTLTGVKYTLVAGARVDFHNLAGTQFTPRLNFKYDFTPQTILRLSAGRGFRTASIFAENQQYFASNRSIQIMQNGGNIYGLKPEIAWNYGASLQQEFKIFGRKSSIVADFFRTDFQNQVMVDLDKSPQQLLFYNLEGKSFANSFQTQWDFAPFKNFEVRLAYKYYDVQADYLEGRREIPFMAKHRGFVNLGYSTHKNRNDGFWSFDTTLNWVGKQRLPNTSSNPSEFQLPGYSKSYAVLNAQISKNFNKKLRAYVGGENLTSYYQKNAIVDFKNPFGNYFDGGMVYAPIMKANFYVGVDVTF; encoded by the coding sequence ATGAAATTATATATTTCCAAGTTAATTCTTGGTCTATTCTTATTATCCGCACCTTTTATTTCTGCCCAAAACCTTATTAAAAGCCAGTTTAAAGTAAAAGGAAACTGTGAAATGTGCAAGGAAAGGATAGAAACTACAGCTAAAAAAGCAGGCGCACAAGCAGCAAGATATTCTATTGATCTTCAGACTCTCACATTAGAAACTACAGACAATGTATCTGCTGATGAGATTCTGAAAAAAGTAGCAGAAGCCGGACATGACAACGAAAAATACAAAACATCCAATGAAACCTATGAAAGCCTTCCTGGATGCTGTCATTACGAAAGAGATGTCCAGACTCCAACTGTGGAAGCCCATGATCATAAAAAAGAAAATGAATTTTATGTAAAGGGAAACTGCGAATCTTGTAAAGCCAGAATTGAAAAAGCGGCTAAAGAAGCAGGAGCCGACGGAGCAGAATGGAACGCTGAAAAACAATCAGTAACACTGAATTTCGATCCTTCAAAAACCTCATCCGATAAAATCCTAAAAAAGATTGCTGATGCCGGACACGACAATGAAAAATACAAGTCTTCGGACCGTATTTATAATAATCTTCCAAGCTGCTGCTTATACGACAGAGATATTCCATTAGGAGAAAAAAATCCTAAAGTGCACTTGGAAGAAGGTACAAAGTCTGAACATTCAGAGCATGGCAGCCACAATGCATCAACTGATTATGACCAAGAAAAGAGCATTGAAGAAGTAAAATTATCTTATTCTAAAGCTCCAACTTCATTAAGTAAAAAGGAAGCCGGATTAGTTTTTAATATTGATAAAAAAGAATTATTAAAAGCTGCCTGCTGTAATTTATCAGAGAGTTTTGAAACTAATGCTACCGTAGACGTTTCTTTCAGCAATGCGGTTACCGGAACAAAACAGCTGAAAATGCTGGGTTTAGATCAAAAATATACAAGCTTAACTAAGGAGCTTTTACCCGAGATCAGAGGTTTAGCTTCTGCATACGGATTAAGTTTCATTCCCGGGAGATGGATTGAAAGTATCCAGCTTACAAAAGGCGGAAGTACGGTAACTAACGGATATGAAAGCATCACGGGACAGATTAACACTGAACTTTTAAAGAATTCAAAGACTCCGGAAACTTCATTAAATCTTTTTTCAGATTTTAACGGAAGAGCTGAAGCCAACATTACAAGTGTTTCTCCAATTAACGAAAAATGGTCTCAGACCTTTTTATTACACGGAAACGGAACTTTCGGAAATACTGACATGAATGATGATGGATTTCTGGACAGGCCAAAAGGGACACAGATCAATGCCGCTTATTTATTAAACTACAATGATTTAGAAAAATCAGGATTAGGGTCTCATTTCGGAATCAATTTTATTAAGGATGAAAGAACTGCAGGCCAGACAGCTTTTGATAAACAGATAGATCAGGATAAACAGGCTGCTTATGGCGTAGGAATCAATATCTCTAGATTTCAGGTATGGAATAAAACGGGATATGTTTTTAAAGGAAAACCTTATCAAAGTTTGGGATGGATGAATCAGTACGTGTTCCACCAGCAGGACAGTTTTTTTGGTTTGAGAAATTATTCCGGTAAACAGCAGACCTATTACTCCAATTTAATTTTTGAAAGTATTATAGGAAATACAAATCATAAATATAAAGCTGGAGCAAGTTTTATGTATGACGGCTATGATGAAACGTATCTGACAGACCAGTCCAAGAGAAATGAAATTGTTCCGGGCGCTTTTGCAGAATACACCTTAACCGGAGTGAAATATACTTTAGTTGCCGGAGCCAGAGTAGATTTCCATAATCTTGCAGGAACACAATTCACGCCGAGATTAAATTTTAAATATGATTTCACACCGCAGACTATTTTGAGACTTTCTGCAGGAAGAGGATTCAGAACAGCTTCTATTTTTGCTGAGAATCAGCAGTATTTTGCTTCTAACCGATCTATTCAGATCATGCAGAACGGCGGAAATATTTATGGTTTAAAACCAGAGATTGCTTGGAACTATGGCGCAAGCTTACAGCAGGAATTCAAGATCTTTGGGCGAAAATCCAGCATTGTTGCTGATTTTTTCAGAACAGATTTTCAGAATCAGGTGATGGTAGATCTTGATAAATCACCTCAGCAGCTGTTATTTTATAATTTAGAAGGGAAATCTTTTGCAAACAGTTTTCAGACCCAATGGGATTTTGCCCCTTTTAAAAATTTCGAGGTAAGGCTGGCTTATAAATACTATGACGTACAGGCTGATTATTTAGAGGGAAGAAGAGAAATTCCTTTTATGGCCAAACACAGAGGTTTCGTCAATCTAGGCTATTCTACCCATAAAAACAGGAACGATGGATTCTGGAGTTTTGACACAACTTTAAACTGGGTTGGAAAGCAGAGGCTTCCAAATACATCAAGCAACCCTTCTGAATTTCAACTTCCCGGATATTCAAAATCTTATGCAGTTTTAAATGCTCAAATTTCAAAAAATTTCAATAAAAAATTGAGAGCATATGTTGGAGGAGAAAACCTGACCTCTTATTATCAGAAAAATGCGATTGTAGATTTCAAAAATCCTTTTGGAAATTATTTTGACGGCGGAATGGTATATGCCCCGATCATGAAAGCCAATTTCTATGTAGGAGTAGATGTCACTTTCTAG
- a CDS encoding response regulator transcription factor: protein MSNRILLVEDDQSFGAVLKDYLTINNFEVTLATDGEQGLKEFTENEFDICIFDVMMPKKDGFSLAEDVKKIDKNTPIIFLTARNMREDILKGYQLGADDYITKPFDTELLLYKIKAILQRSSTLENEEQEQFKISNIFFDSMLRQLRVGDKEYKLSPKENELLKLLCIHRNDFMPRDLALRKIWKKENYFTARSMDVYIAKLRKLLKDDEGLEIINVHGEGFRLLVKN, encoded by the coding sequence ATGAGCAACAGAATATTATTAGTAGAAGACGATCAGAGTTTCGGAGCTGTATTAAAAGATTATTTAACGATAAATAATTTTGAAGTAACTCTTGCTACAGATGGTGAGCAGGGATTAAAAGAATTTACTGAAAACGAATTCGACATTTGTATTTTCGATGTAATGATGCCTAAAAAAGACGGGTTTTCATTAGCCGAAGACGTAAAAAAAATCGATAAAAATACTCCGATCATTTTCTTGACTGCAAGAAACATGAGAGAAGATATCTTAAAAGGGTATCAGCTTGGAGCAGATGACTACATCACAAAACCGTTTGATACTGAGTTACTTTTATACAAAATAAAAGCTATTCTTCAGAGAAGTTCTACCTTAGAAAATGAAGAGCAGGAGCAGTTCAAAATCAGCAATATCTTCTTTGATTCTATGCTTAGACAATTAAGAGTTGGGGATAAAGAATACAAACTTTCTCCAAAAGAAAATGAACTTTTAAAACTTCTTTGTATTCACAGAAATGATTTCATGCCGAGAGATCTGGCTTTAAGAAAAATCTGGAAAAAAGAAAACTACTTTACAGCAAGAAGTATGGACGTTTATATTGCTAAACTTCGTAAGTTATTAAAAGATGATGAAGGATTAGAAATTATCAATGTACACGGAGAAGGATTCAGACTTTTAGTTAAGAATTAA